Proteins from a single region of Lasioglossum baleicum chromosome 1, iyLasBale1, whole genome shotgun sequence:
- the LOC143209245 gene encoding uncharacterized protein LOC143209245: protein MATMAWLPAIALLLTAAAGQDLTPTEGNRPRPPASSPELADYIRIKRQLLLPPSRLLATRNSDKLLNAERHPSKRQLADLATNFQPIPLQLGVQQALPVHGAVFGATVKPDVAPNIHEPVKQGIQSRMSTAPTHITFVTPQIVPAQRRVHGYESPTFYHGHHSLHHSHHHGHQAHHDHHAKHKHEHGHKHHHGHEHKHGHEHHAEHKHHEEHKQHHDHHHHHGHDHHHGHKHHSDHKHHHGHDHKHDHKHEHGHKHGHDHKHHGEHQHHHGHQHHSKHEHHEEHKHHAEHHHHHKHHHHNEHHHHHDHHHVNEHHHHHTHKETENHHHHHGHEHKEDHKHAHKEEHKHHHGHEHKHGHHEQHHHGHHEDHHHKHGHDHKHAHHQDHHHKHGHEHKHGHHEEHHHGHHEDHKHDHHEDHHHKHGHHHKHGHKEEHHHGHHEDHHHSHHQDHKHHHHEEHKHGHEHKEEHKHGHDHKHHHDHHEDHHHHEHHKHHEGHEHKHAHHHEEGHKHFDDHHHKHHHEDHHKHHEQHHHSAYEHHGHEYKGVGGHFFEASQNHEEYVFPEETETVVVTPEVEDILKIDKKKPDVAATGAQPVTAQP, encoded by the coding sequence GCGTGGCTACCGGCCATCGCGCTGCTACTGACAGCTGCGGCTGGCCAAGATTTGACACCGACCGAAGGGAATCGACCGCGACCACCGGCCAGTAGCCCGGAGCTGGCCGATTACATCAGGATCAAGCGACAATTGCTGCTGCCGCCGTCCCGATTGTTGGCTACGCGCAACTCTGACAAGCTCCTGAACGCCGAGAGACATCCAAGCAAACGACAATTGGCCGACCTTGCCACCAATTTCCAGCCCATCCCGCTCCAGCTGGGCGTCCAGCAAGCTCTGCCTGTCCATGGTGCTGTGTTCGGAGCGACCGTCAAGCCGGATGTCGCGCCGAACATCCACGAACCCGTGAAACAGGGTATCCAGTCCAGAATGTCCACTGCGCCCACGCACATCACGTTCGTCACTCCGCAGATTGTCCCCGCGCAAAGAAGAGTACACGGATACGAATCGCCCACTTTCTACCATGGACATCATAGCCTCCATCATTCTCACCATCACGGCCATCAGGCTCATCACGACCATCATGCCAAGCACAAGCACGAACACGGTCATAAACATCATCATGGCCACGAGCACAAACATGGGCATGAGCACCACGCCGAGCACAAGCATCACGAAGAACACAAGCAACACCATGACCATCATCATCACCATGGTCACGATCATCATCATGGCCATAAACATCACTCCGATCATAAACATCATCATGGACATGATCATAAGCATGATCATAAACATGAACACGGCCATAAGCATGGTCACGATCACAAGCACCACGGCGAACATCAACACCACCATGGGCACCAGCATCACTCGAAGCACGAGCATCACGAGGAACATAAACACCATGCCGAACATCATCATCACCACAAGCATCACCATCACAACGAGCATCATCATCATCACGACCATCATCATGTTAACGAACACCACCATCACCATACCCATAAGGAGACAGAGAATCACCATCACCATCATGGACACGAGCACAAGGAGGATCACAAACACGCTCACAAAGAGGAGCACAAACATCATCATGGTCACGAACATAAACACGGACATCACGAGCAGCATCACCATGGACACCACGAGGATCATCATCATAAACACGGTCATGACCATAAACACGCGCATCACCAGGATCATCATCACAAACACGGTCACGAGCACAAGCATGGTCATCACGAGGAACATCACCATGGACATCACGAAGATCATAAACACGATCATCACGAGGACCACCATCACAAACACGGACATCATCACAAGCACGGTCACAAGGAGGAACACCACCACGGACATCACGAAGATCATCACCACTCTCACCATCAGGACCACAAACATCACCACCACGAAGAACACAAACACGGTCACGAGCACAAGGAAGAACACAAGCATGGTCACGACCATAAACATCATCACGATCATCACGAGGACCACCACCATCACGAGCATCACAAACACCACGAAGGCCacgagcacaaacacgcgcACCATCATGAAGAAGGTCACAAACATTTCGACGACCATCATCACAAACATCACCACGAAGACCATCACAAACATCACGAGCAACATCATCACTCAGCCTACGAGCATCATGGACACGAGTATAAGGGCGTGGGGGGACATTTCTTCGAAGCATCGCAGAACCATGAGGAGTACGTGTTTCCAGAGGAAACCGAAACGGTCGTTGTAACACCGGAAGTGGAGGATATCCTGAAGATCGACAAGAAGAAACCGGATGTCGCTGCCACCGGTGCCCAACCGGTCACTGCTCAGCCTTAG